The following DNA comes from Syntrophobacterales bacterium.
TTATATTGTGGACGGAATCGACATCTACGGCCTGCCCAACGAGAAACTGGCCGATTTCCGCAGGGAGTATATCGGGTTCGTCTTCCAGTCCTTTCAACTGATTCCCTATCTGACGGTTCTGGAGAACATGATGCTGCCGCTGACCATTGTCCGCGGTTCGAACGGCGGGCAGAAGGAGGCGGCTTCTCAGGTGCTGGACAAGGTGGGGCTGGGGGCAAAGGGACGGCGCCTGCCGAATCAGCTCTCCGGGGGGGAGCAGGAACGGGTGGCGATCGCCCGGGCGCTGGTCAATCATCCGCCGATCATCCTGGCCGACGAGCCGACGGGAAATCTCGATTCCGCGACCGGCGACGAGATCATGGCGCTCCTGGGCGACCTCAATGCCGAAGGCCAGACGATCATCATGGTGACGCACAATCCGGAGAATGCCGCCTCGGCCCGGGAAGTCATCCGGCTCAAGGACGGCCGGATTCAAGGCTGATCAAAAGGGGCGGCAAAGACACATGCTTTTTATACAGGTCGAGCCAATTGCAAAACTCCGTGTCATGCCCGAATGCTTTTGTCGGGCATCCATGATTTCAAATAGTTAAAAACTGGATTATGAACATTAAACTTCGTTTTCCCGCCCAGAAGCGTCGCGGCAATGACAGTGTTGGGAGTTTTGCAATTGGCTCAGGTCGTTAAGATAAAGCGGGTAGCAAGACGCGGCAGGTGGATTTTAAAAAACTTTGTAAAGGGAGAAAGATGAAACTTAATCTGGGTGTAATTCGAGCGTTAATGCTCGGGCTTGCTTTGCCTTTGTCCTTTGCAGGGCAGGTATGGGCGAGCGGCGGGGGGCATGTCAGCAGTCTTGAAGAGTCAGTCGATGGCTATAAAGTGGCATTGACTTTTAAGGCGGGGCAGGCGCAGATCGGTCACAACCAGTTGACCGTACGGATTCATGATGCCCAGGGAAAGCCTGTGGACAATGCGAAAGTGACCATTGTTACCAGGAAATACACCGGGACGAAGAAAGAGACCGCTGTTCATGGCGGCAGCGGTATGGATATGGACAAGGCGGACCATGCCGGCGAGGGCAGGAGCGCCCCAAAGGAGGCCTCTGTTCATGGCGGTGGCGGTATGGATATGGGCAAGGCTGACAAAGCCGACCACGCACCGAGTGAAGCAGCCTTGTCCGGTTCACTGGTTGCCGGGGCGCTTGCCGCCGGCCATGAAATCGGTGAATATGCCGGAGAGGCGGAAACCGCGGCGGCCGGTCAATGGATGATCGAGGTTATGTTTGCCGTTCCCGGGCAGGAAAAATCGGCGGCATTTATAGTGGACGTTAAAAGGGGCGGGCCAAACTGGCCGGTGTTATGGGGTTTTTTGATAGTTAATGCGGCGATCATCGTGATTGCCGCCATGACAAGAAAAAAATCTGGTTCGAGTTCCGTCCAGGAGGCAGCGTTATGAAGAGTTTACAGAAACAACAAGCGGCATCGTCCGCACCGAGATACAATCTGCTCAAGAATCGGTTAATCGGCGGATTCATCAAAAGCAAATGGTATCCCGGTATCATCAAGTGGCCAACGGCTGTATCCTTCGTTCTGATCATGTATGTACTGTTGTTCGGCCCGTCCATTGCCCACAACAATCTGGGCACTGCCCTGACCTGGGTATTGTGGTGGCCGCTCATTCCGATTATCTTTGTGCTGATGGGGCGCTTCTGGTGCGCCATCTGTCCCTTCGGTGCGCTCAACGACCTGGTGCAGAAGTTTGTGGGCCACCAGCGGCCCGTCCCCAAATTCTTGAAGAAATACGGCATCTGGCTCATCGA
Coding sequences within:
- a CDS encoding ABC transporter ATP-binding protein, which gives rise to YIVDGIDIYGLPNEKLADFRREYIGFVFQSFQLIPYLTVLENMMLPLTIVRGSNGGQKEAASQVLDKVGLGAKGRRLPNQLSGGEQERVAIARALVNHPPIILADEPTGNLDSATGDEIMALLGDLNAEGQTIIMVTHNPENAASAREVIRLKDGRIQG